One Methanoculleus sp. 7T genomic window carries:
- a CDS encoding molybdopterin-binding protein: protein MVRGRLTLKPFADVTEMVRATFPRPNRTVRVPVSGAVGRVTAGPIYSPLTVPATDIAARDGFATVSGETAGAGNEGPVPLRNPCRVNTGNAIPPGYDAVVMIEDVVEEDGTWSVAKVVLPGDHIHPAGTEIREGEVILPAGHQIRPCDIGALLSYGITGVDVRAVKVGLLPTGSELVPAGERPGPGEVIESNTAVAAAWLGEAGAVCTRYGIVRDDPELLRQAIEKGVGENDLLLVSAGSSAGTRDFTAGVIGDLGEVLVHGIAMKPGKPAIIGRIDKKPVIGIPGYPIAAMTAVRELALPLLAEWGFYAPPHERLRARLSGTVLADPGFDEFILLSVSRAGDRYIATPLPPGAGTQMMAVHSNAYLHVHAGTGNICEGTEVEVLLTGPRALIPEFVGRWESVPERPVQGAGTAFPLKNGS, encoded by the coding sequence ATGGTGAGGGGACGCCTCACGCTAAAACCGTTTGCGGATGTCACAGAGATGGTGCGGGCTACCTTCCCGCGCCCGAACCGGACCGTCCGGGTCCCGGTATCCGGGGCTGTCGGACGGGTGACGGCGGGGCCCATCTACTCGCCCCTGACGGTGCCGGCAACGGATATCGCCGCAAGAGACGGCTTTGCAACCGTGAGCGGCGAGACCGCCGGTGCAGGCAACGAGGGCCCCGTCCCGCTCCGGAACCCCTGCCGGGTGAACACAGGGAACGCAATCCCCCCGGGATACGATGCCGTCGTCATGATCGAGGACGTCGTCGAGGAGGACGGCACGTGGAGCGTCGCCAAGGTCGTGCTGCCCGGGGATCACATCCACCCCGCCGGCACCGAGATCCGGGAGGGCGAGGTGATCCTCCCGGCCGGACACCAGATACGCCCCTGCGATATCGGGGCGCTCCTCTCGTACGGAATTACCGGAGTCGACGTACGGGCGGTAAAAGTCGGTCTCCTCCCGACGGGGAGCGAGCTGGTCCCGGCCGGGGAACGTCCGGGCCCGGGAGAGGTGATCGAGAGCAACACCGCAGTTGCGGCGGCATGGCTCGGTGAGGCGGGCGCCGTCTGCACCCGCTACGGGATCGTCCGCGACGACCCCGAACTGCTCAGGCAGGCGATCGAGAAGGGCGTCGGGGAGAACGACCTGCTTCTGGTCTCCGCCGGGTCTTCGGCCGGCACCCGGGACTTCACCGCAGGCGTCATCGGCGACCTCGGGGAGGTGCTCGTCCACGGGATCGCGATGAAGCCCGGAAAACCGGCGATCATCGGGCGGATCGATAAAAAGCCGGTCATCGGGATACCCGGATACCCGATCGCCGCTATGACGGCCGTGCGGGAGCTCGCCCTTCCCTTGCTTGCAGAATGGGGGTTTTACGCCCCGCCCCATGAGCGCCTCCGCGCCAGGCTCAGCGGGACGGTCCTGGCCGACCCGGGCTTTGATGAGTTCATCCTCCTCTCGGTCTCTCGGGCCGGCGACCGCTACATCGCCACCCCTCTGCCCCCGGGAGCCGGGACGCAGATGATGGCCGTGCACTCAAACGCCTATCTGCACGTCCACGCAGGCACCGGCAACATCTGCGAGGGGACCGAGGTCGAAGTCCTGCTGACCGGGCCGCGTGCGCTGATCCCCGAGTTCGTCGGGAGATGGGAATCTGTCCCGGAGCGCCCGGTGCAGGGGGCCGGAACGGCGTTCCCGCTGAAGAACGGCTCGTGA